The following are from one region of the Biomphalaria glabrata chromosome 12, xgBioGlab47.1, whole genome shotgun sequence genome:
- the LOC106068465 gene encoding RWD domain-containing protein 4-like, with protein MSINEAQQEELEVLKSIYDGDSAFKQISDTVFQYKFGEEGSYKCFLVEISWPPNYPEELPVINMELFYNRHVVPVVKETVKTGLTHQAEELLGMSMTFSLFEWVKDNLETLLADQPNAPAVLTQQAPAVEEDPEDAPQKKEKKEQMTKSQKRRLFDRFGATTDRPRGWDWVDIIKHLAQTGNKPDS; from the exons ATGTCTATAAATGAGGCTCAGCAG GAAGAGTTAGAAGTCTTAAAGTCTATATATGATGGAGATAGTGCCTTTAAACAGATTAGTGATACAGTCTTTCAATATAAG tttgGTGAGGAGGGCAGCTACAAATGTTTCCTGGTTGAAATATCCTGGCCCCCAAACTATCCAGAAGAACTCCCTGTGATAAACATGGAACTTTTTTATAACAGACACGT AGTCCCAGTAGTGAAAGAAACTGTAAAGACAGGCTTGACCCATCAG GCCGAAGAACTTTTGGGAATGTCTATGACATTTTCATTGTTTGAGTGGGTCAAAGACAATTTGGAAACATTGTTAGCAGATCAACCCAATGCCCCAGCAGTGTTAACT CAACAGGCTCCAGCTGTTGAGGAAGACCCTGAAGACGCCCCTCAGAAAAAGGAGAAGAAAGAGCAAATGACCAAGTCTCAGAAAAGAAGATTGTTTGACCGTTTTGGGGCAACTACTGACCGGCCCAGAGGATGGGATTGGGTAgacattataaaacatttagcACAGACAGGAAACAAACCAGATTCATAG